From Bacteroides sp.:
ACTTCTCGGCCGTTCCATACGATCATGAAATCAAACTTACCTGGATTTCACCTTCGCTGGGCAACCCAAGCGCAATAAATCTTTACCGCAACGAGGAATTGTATCAGACCCTTGGCGTTGAGACAACGGTTTATCTCGATCAGGGCCTGGAGAATTTTTTATATTACTCCTATTCCCTTACGGCTCAGTATGGGGAAGATGAGAGTGACCCTACACTGGTAATTTCCACTTTCGCAAACCCCGGATTTAGCGCAGGCGATGGCTCCTATGACAACCCATTTCTGGTGGATTCCCCAGACGAACTTTATACTGTCAGGATTTACCCCTATAAAGTATTCATGCAAACTGCCGATATTGACCTGGGTGTTTCGGCCTGGAAAGATGGTGAAGGGTGGCTGCCCATTGGAGATAATGATCAAAGGGCGACTTTATACTACGATGGGAACGGCTTCAAAATCAGCAATCTGACCATCAATCGTCCCGAAAAAGACTTTATTGGCCTTTTTGGAGCTATCCAGGATACGAACCTATGGAATATAGCCCTTGAAAACGTCAATATTACGGGCAACAGCTACACCGGTGCGCTGACAGGGTTTTCGTCAAATTGCGATATTTATCAATGTTATTCAACAGGTCAGGTGCTTGGAGAAAATATTTTGGGCGGATTGGTTGGAACCGCCACCAACTATTCCTATCTAGAGAGTTCTTTTGCTGCTATGGACGTCATTCAGAATGAAGCCAGCAATCAACAAGCCGGGGGGCTGGTTGGCCGGCTTAACGAAAGTGAGGTGCTTTCTTGTTTTTCATCGGGCAATGTGTCTGGATCCGATTATTCTGGAGGCTTAATCGGGGGCGTTAACGCTTTCAGTTTCGTCTTTGGGAGCTATGCCACCGGAAATGTGGAAGGTAACAATTTTGTTGGCGGACTGGTGGGTAGCATACAAAATTCCACCTTTGCTCTGTGTTATTCCACCGGGGAGGTATCAGGCAATATTGCAGGGGGCTTGATAGGTGAATCCTTTGCGACTGACGGATACTACTCTTACTGGGACACCGAAACAAGTATGCAGAGCTCTTCTTATGGGGGCACCCCAAAAACTACAGCCGCTATGACCCAGGAGGCCACTTTCGAGAATTGGGATTTTGAGGACACCTGGGCCATTCAGGAGAACACCACCTATCCTTACCTGCAATGGCAACTGGGGCCTTGGGAGCATAATTATCCCGCCTCCCAAAGCGCAATTGAAGAACCTCCAGAAAACGCGCTCAGGGTTTTCCCCAATCCGGCCTGGGACAGGGTCTGGATTGAATTCGATTCACCAAACGGGACCCCCCTGCAAGTTCAACTGCTAAACCTTCAGGGGCAGATCGTTGATCAGCAAATCATTGAGGAACCGGGCAAGATCAGGATGACTTTTAATACCAATAAATTATCTGCAGGAATCTACCTCCTGGTCATCCGGGGAGAAACTCTAAACCTGGCAGAAAAACTTATCATTGAATGACCTGGCAGACAGGCTTGAAAAAAGGGGGTGACAATAATTTCAATTGCCACCCCCTTTTTTATCTGCCAGTTCAACTTTTTATTATTTTAGCAATAAATTAATTTCCCTTCTGACCATCCAAAAGGCAAAAACAATTAAAGGGCATGAAGAAACTGCTGCATCTCCTGCTGAATCCCTTCGTGCTGCCCATCCTGCCCACCATCATCCTCATCCTCTTCCTGCCCTTTAATTACGACCGGTATTTACTTGAGGTGGAGCAGACAAGGAAAATGGCTCAGGACACCTACGAATGGTATGATGACCTGACTATGGACGGAAATTCTGAAAGGATCTACATGAAGGATAATTTTTTTCATTCCTGGATTGCCATTTATGATCACAATGAAACCCTCTACAATCAATGGAACATTCTTGGAAGTATTGATTTTAGTCAAAAAAAAGTTTTAGCTATTTCGGGAGACTATGACCAATGCGGGAAGAAAGAACTGTTTTTATTTACCATAAAAAATGACAGCATTTTCCTTCACTCCATCCATGATCTCAACGATCCCTTACTGACTATTCAAGACCGTTTTATTACCGAAACAGGAGCCG
This genomic window contains:
- a CDS encoding T9SS type A sorting domain-containing protein: MRNIYALFGALIFSGAISSNAQQANSCLIIPGEEEVSGSGVIQVQQRKSSDKSFEVIFIVDMTNAVAEGGVVFNPEIHQVYISGSFIGWPMPGSDTNYELQPVAPKRDEGTDTSAGHPAKNLLYSITFEIEEGLWYYKYFLVQDDPTWNLGEWAGDPNREVLIAGPATINNVWGNLVSFAGGDGSPENPFQVATPEHLNSVRYFPLAHYKQIADIDLGVSPWNEGGGWISIGNDYEPFRGSFNGNGFTISNMTINQPQNLYLGLFGFVVEGLLMNVSIESATITGQSFGGILCGYTIATQIMNCSTSGEISIETNWAGGLTGVANQTQIFNSYSIANIQSSGYSIGGLTGAIEENSVIFNCYATGNVSGSSFVGGLAGWTGNYCQVNNSYSTGMVSGVFDTGGLIGGGYDLTSNNSYWNIETSNQAISYGGTPKNTAELLQQNTYTAWDFTNIWSITPGETYAYLQIQNEPAWFNYPPSFLSPSNFSAVPYDHEIKLTWISPSLGNPSAINLYRNEELYQTLGVETTVYLDQGLENFLYYSYSLTAQYGEDESDPTLVISTFANPGFSAGDGSYDNPFLVDSPDELYTVRIYPYKVFMQTADIDLGVSAWKDGEGWLPIGDNDQRATLYYDGNGFKISNLTINRPEKDFIGLFGAIQDTNLWNIALENVNITGNSYTGALTGFSSNCDIYQCYSTGQVLGENILGGLVGTATNYSYLESSFAAMDVIQNEASNQQAGGLVGRLNESEVLSCFSSGNVSGSDYSGGLIGGVNAFSFVFGSYATGNVEGNNFVGGLVGSIQNSTFALCYSTGEVSGNIAGGLIGESFATDGYYSYWDTETSMQSSSYGGTPKTTAAMTQEATFENWDFEDTWAIQENTTYPYLQWQLGPWEHNYPASQSAIEEPPENALRVFPNPAWDRVWIEFDSPNGTPLQVQLLNLQGQIVDQQIIEEPGKIRMTFNTNKLSAGIYLLVIRGETLNLAEKLIIE